From the Haemophilus parainfluenzae genome, the window ATCAACAAGCATTGCAAGATCGTTTTGTGATGGGTGTTCGCTTGAATAAATTTGATGAAATAGAAGACGATTTCAATACATTACAGGCTCAATCTAATGTACCTGCGTATTTAGAAGAAGCCTTTGGTGATTATTGGGCAGCAAAAGGCTCACCACACAAAGCATTAGCAATTTATCAATCAATTGAACAACAAGCCTTAAACAATAAACTCGCTGTGAGCGATGGCTTACTTCATAAACTCTCTCTGACCGCAAGCGATGCAGGCAAATTTGAATTGGCGCAACAATATTTAGAGCGTATGAATTCAAATATTTATATCAATGACTATACCCGAACATCAAAAATTCTGAATCCAGGCTACGATTCTCGCTATTTTGGTTTAGCTCGTTTAGCGTTATGGCGTGGTAACAGCAAATTAGCTCAGCAACTTATTGATGATCGTCTATTTAACAAAACGCCTGGTGATCCATGGGTTATGTTGCAAAAAGCGGAACTTGAGCGAAATCGTGGCAACTATGATGATGCCAAATTATGGGCGGAAAAAGCCGGTTATTTTTTGAGTAAAAATGATCAGCAAGAAGCTCATAATAACCTGGCTGAAACTGCCTTAAGTCAAAATGATTTACCAACAGTTTCAAAAACGATTGATGCAATGAATGAAGAACAACGTCAGTCAGCACAATCCCTTATTAAGCATTATGAACAAGCGCGTTCTGGCAAAATTGTAGGGAGTGTCGGCTTACAGCATCGCACCTCACCAATCAGTTATAGCAATGAAAGTAGCCAAGATTATGCGATTTACACACCTAAAACAGCAAATGGGCACGATCTCTACGTTCATTACTTAGAAACTCGCTCCCCTTATGACAAAGAAAGTCTTATTTCTCGCCGAATTGGTGTAGGAACAGAGCTCAATTTCTATCCACTCCAAGTGAAAATGGAAGGCGGGAAAGGCATTAAGCTTAATGATAAAGCCTATTTCTCTACAGAGGCAAATTATACCCTCAACCAACATTGGTCATTTAATTTAGGCGCCAATATTAATGGTAGTGGCACCCCAGTTAAAGCCATCAATAAAGGGGTGTATACCAAAGATATTGGTTTCTCTACCACGTATTCCTATTCCGATATTTTCCAAGCTGGGCTAGGTGGTAGCGTCATGAAATTTGATGACGGCAACTTAAGAAAAGAAGCCAATTTCTGGTTGAATCTCAATACATTCAAACATGACCGTTGGGCGCTAACCAACAATTTCAGAGTCGATTACAGCAAAAATAAAACCATTGATTCTGCTGAATATTACAACCCATCAAAAGCGACAAGCTTGGAATTCGGT encodes:
- the pgaA gene encoding poly-beta-1,6 N-acetyl-D-glucosamine export porin PgaA — its product is MKSLSHVFKAVLLVGVSTSVVQVAYAQNSSIDTERENIIIFSRQGDTQLNQAIPKLEALFKRTHDVKVRDDLITLYLRTNQSAKALSLCESCAPAQFSQNELENLGKAARNEKQYDRAIAFYSQLQKQYPDNPNGWLGGALAFTETKNYNAAKNALSVYKKRFGQDNAYLDAESYLLDFTEPDMAKLGRWQRQLEQNPKNITLMRELYRLASKYNLQPLQEKLQKAYPDQFNQKDMMWFEHGKTITSSKNATTPTQQEKSFEELTALLAKINPEHPLYQQALQDRFVMGVRLNKFDEIEDDFNTLQAQSNVPAYLEEAFGDYWAAKGSPHKALAIYQSIEQQALNNKLAVSDGLLHKLSLTASDAGKFELAQQYLERMNSNIYINDYTRTSKILNPGYDSRYFGLARLALWRGNSKLAQQLIDDRLFNKTPGDPWVMLQKAELERNRGNYDDAKLWAEKAGYFLSKNDQQEAHNNLAETALSQNDLPTVSKTIDAMNEEQRQSAQSLIKHYEQARSGKIVGSVGLQHRTSPISYSNESSQDYAIYTPKTANGHDLYVHYLETRSPYDKESLISRRIGVGTELNFYPLQVKMEGGKGIKLNDKAYFSTEANYTLNQHWSFNLGANINGSGTPVKAINKGVYTKDIGFSTTYSYSDIFQAGLGGSVMKFDDGNLRKEANFWLNLNTFKHDRWALTNNFRVDYSKNKTIDSAEYYNPSKATSLEFGADLSYYQPLNYGLVLNHHLKASVGAYKQAELSREKMWSISYGHQWRVGKKFGVSYEIGRKKNIYDGSAEFNNFGNLNFSIYY